The nucleotide window CGCCGTCATCAAGGGCGTGCACGATGGCCGCGGACCACGGCCTTCCGTCGAGATGGCGACGGCCCCCGACTTCGCCACCGCGATTCGTCTCGAGGCCGTGGCCACGCCGGCGCCCACGCGCCGCGAACCCGCGCGAGAGGTCCTGAGCTTCGCGGCCACGTCGCTCGTGCCGGCCACGCGCTATCACTATCGCTACGGCACGCCCGACACGGGCTGGCTCACCGGGCAGTTCACGACCTTCGGCGAGGGACCCTACTCGTTCTCGGTGGCGTTCTCGGCGTGCGCCGGCGGCACCTTCCCCTTCGGCACGGGCCTCTTCAGCTCCGTGTCGAACGCCCGCGCGTTCGAAGCCATCGAGCGCCTCGCCCCCACGTTCTTCCTCCACACCGGCGACTTCCACTACCGCAACATCGGCCCGCGCTGCGCGCCCGACTGCGACGACGACTTCCGCCGCGCCTACGACGCGGTCCTCACGCAGCCGCGCCAGGCCTCGCTGTACCGCCAGGTGCCGATCGTCTACATGTGGGACGACCACGACTACGGACCGAACGACAGCGACCGCACGTCGCCTTCGCGCGACGACTCGCGGCGGAACTACCTCGCGCACGTCCCGCACTACCCGCTCGTCGGCGAGGGCGCCGAGGCTCGGGGGGCGATCCAGCAGGCGTTCGACGTCGGCCGCGTCCGCTTCCTCGTCACCGACACGCGCTCGGAGCGCGACCCGTGGGACGGCCGTCCCACGCCCGCGGGCCTCTCGATGCTCGGCACCGCGCAACGCGACTGGCTGATCCGGGAGCTCGAGCGCAGCCGCGACGCCGCGCTGGTCGTGTGGGTGAACACCGTGCCGTGGATCACGAAGCGCGAGGAGCGAGCCGACCAAG belongs to Acidobacteriota bacterium and includes:
- a CDS encoding alkaline phosphatase family protein; the encoded protein is MQLPARRSMVIGLTALVWLVSASPAPMRAAAPAWVWSGAITSTSAVIKGVHDGRGPRPSVEMATAPDFATAIRLEAVATPAPTRREPAREVLSFAATSLVPATRYHYRYGTPDTGWLTGQFTTFGEGPYSFSVAFSACAGGTFPFGTGLFSSVSNARAFEAIERLAPTFFLHTGDFHYRNIGPRCAPDCDDDFRRAYDAVLTQPRQASLYRQVPIVYMWDDHDYGPNDSDRTSPSRDDSRRNYLAHVPHYPLVGEGAEARGAIQQAFDVGRVRFLVTDTRSERDPWDGRPTPAGLSMLGTAQRDWLIRELERSRDAALVVWVNTVPWITKREERADQVSKHGWGPYRDERREIANAIARLGLDKRLVMLSGDAHMVAIDDGTNSNYADEAGARGFPVVHAAPLDRRTSRKGGDYSHGYSRQNGQFAVMTVDDDGETMAVAFRTYVERGGRATPIPGLTLDVRCAGGECRVGNEAK